A region of Methanocorpusculum labreanum Z DNA encodes the following proteins:
- the gatD gene encoding Glu-tRNA(Gln) amidotransferase subunit GatD, which yields MTFNNSDPVSVMFAGIEMDGIYINRSGEHAIVKLSSGYNICVPESFCSPKEKTAPAEKPVVSPLKQDASLPLLSIISTGGTIASTVDYRTGAVSSKFTAEDILRSIPELAGIARYHTLQPFQVLSENMNPAMWQELARTIHDEILKGAQGIIVTHGTDTMLYSAAAVSFMLNTPVPIVFVGAQRSADRPSSDNAMNAICSAKAAVSDLGEVVVCMHATESDTTCALHRATRVRKNHTSRRDAFQSIGREPVGGIGYPDGTVVLANDAVLRGTEELRLSDNLASNCGLIQYYPGMNPAVIDAFKGYKGLVIAGTGLGHVGTDCIKSITGLTTSGTTVVMTSQCQAGSVCDRVYETGRDLLDAGVIEGGSMLPEVALVKLMWVLGNATRKEDIKRLMQTNLKGELAYDLWRYA from the coding sequence ATGACTTTCAATAATAGTGATCCGGTATCCGTAATGTTTGCGGGGATCGAGATGGACGGTATTTACATCAACCGTTCCGGCGAACATGCGATCGTAAAACTTTCGAGCGGCTACAACATCTGTGTCCCCGAATCCTTCTGCTCGCCTAAGGAAAAGACGGCCCCTGCAGAAAAACCAGTCGTATCTCCTTTGAAGCAGGATGCATCCCTGCCGCTTCTTTCAATAATTTCGACCGGCGGAACAATTGCAAGTACGGTCGATTACCGGACGGGCGCCGTATCTTCCAAGTTCACGGCCGAAGATATTCTCCGCAGCATCCCGGAACTTGCCGGAATTGCCCGATATCATACGCTTCAGCCGTTCCAGGTCCTCTCCGAGAATATGAATCCGGCCATGTGGCAGGAACTTGCCCGGACGATTCACGATGAAATTCTCAAAGGTGCACAGGGAATCATTGTCACGCACGGGACGGATACGATGCTCTACAGCGCTGCCGCCGTTTCCTTTATGTTGAATACGCCGGTCCCGATCGTATTTGTCGGAGCTCAGCGGAGTGCCGACCGTCCGAGCAGTGATAACGCGATGAATGCAATCTGCTCGGCAAAAGCCGCGGTCAGCGATCTTGGCGAAGTGGTTGTATGCATGCATGCGACCGAAAGCGATACGACCTGTGCTCTTCACCGGGCGACCCGTGTTCGCAAAAACCACACCTCCCGCCGTGATGCATTCCAAAGCATCGGACGTGAGCCGGTCGGAGGGATCGGGTATCCCGATGGAACGGTTGTTCTTGCAAATGATGCGGTCCTTCGCGGAACAGAAGAGCTTCGTCTCTCCGACAATCTTGCATCGAACTGCGGCCTGATTCAGTATTATCCGGGAATGAATCCTGCCGTCATCGATGCATTCAAGGGGTACAAAGGTCTCGTGATCGCAGGAACGGGTCTCGGGCATGTTGGAACCGACTGTATCAAGAGTATCACCGGTCTTACCACCTCCGGTACGACGGTTGTCATGACTTCTCAGTGTCAGGCAGGCAGCGTCTGCGACCGCGTGTATGAGACCGGACGTGATCTTCTGGATGCCGGAGTCATCGAAGGAGGAAGTATGCTTCCCGAAGTCGCACTCGTAAAACTGATGTGGGTCCTTGGAAATGCCACCCGAAAAGAGGATATCAAGCGCCTTATGCAGACGAATCTCAAGGGTGAACTTGCGTATGATCTCTGGAGGTATGCATAA
- the gatE gene encoding Glu-tRNA(Gln) amidotransferase subunit GatE, whose amino-acid sequence MDYEAIGLKAGLEIHQQLNTKEKLFCHSPTVVCDSAEHTGEVSRYLRIATSEMGDVDRAAKEELMNQRLFTYYTYDTTGLVEIDEEPPAPLNPDALDVVLTIAKMFNMTPLPEIHTMRKMIVDGSATSGFQRTALVALNGAIEHACRVETVAVEEEACQRVEDTIFSVDRLGIPLIEITTSPCMKTPEEVHDIAQYIGMTLRSTGRVKRGLGTIRQDVNVSIRDGARVEIKGVQELDLIAEVVRREVQRQLSLIAIRDELLARNAMVNGEVYDVTSVFAKTQSQVLKKARVILGTVLHGFNGLVGLEIQTGRRLGSEMSDYAKKCGVGGLFHTDELPAYGVTEEEVFVLKETLGAGPNDAVVIVAATEQKCRCAMQMIIRRAKMAFEGVPEETRKMLEGGSTAYMRPLPGAARMYPETDILPVPVTREYWESIATPELLSVKAERFVSEYGLDAGMARQMAFSEKLPLFERAVSEGIRPVFAARTILASLKELSRAGISPDALSDDSIISVMKTVEAGNAAKEAVLDILTACAKGMSVSDAVSRVAPAFSREELQDLVHGIVNDRMEFIRTRGKAALGPVMGVVMKEVRGRIDGKVVSEVLDEELGRIL is encoded by the coding sequence ATGGATTATGAAGCGATTGGTCTGAAGGCCGGCCTGGAGATCCACCAGCAGCTCAACACCAAAGAAAAACTCTTCTGTCACTCCCCGACGGTTGTCTGCGACTCAGCCGAACACACCGGCGAGGTAAGCAGATATCTCAGGATCGCGACCTCCGAGATGGGCGACGTGGATCGTGCGGCAAAAGAAGAGCTGATGAATCAGCGTCTTTTCACGTATTACACATACGATACGACAGGTCTTGTCGAGATCGACGAAGAGCCGCCGGCCCCCCTCAACCCGGATGCACTCGATGTTGTCTTAACGATCGCCAAGATGTTCAACATGACCCCTCTTCCGGAGATCCACACGATGCGCAAGATGATCGTCGACGGTTCGGCAACCAGCGGTTTCCAGAGAACCGCCCTGGTCGCGCTGAACGGAGCGATCGAGCATGCATGCAGGGTCGAGACGGTCGCAGTAGAAGAGGAGGCATGTCAGCGTGTCGAAGACACGATCTTCTCCGTCGATAGACTTGGAATTCCTCTGATTGAGATCACCACATCTCCATGCATGAAAACTCCCGAGGAGGTCCATGATATTGCCCAGTATATCGGCATGACGCTTCGGTCGACCGGCCGGGTCAAACGCGGGCTTGGCACGATCCGTCAGGATGTCAACGTCTCGATCAGAGACGGCGCCCGGGTTGAGATTAAAGGTGTTCAGGAGCTTGATCTCATCGCAGAGGTCGTCCGCCGCGAGGTCCAGAGACAGCTCTCCCTTATTGCCATCCGGGATGAACTGCTGGCAAGAAATGCCATGGTGAACGGAGAAGTGTATGATGTCACCTCCGTCTTTGCCAAGACCCAGTCCCAGGTCCTGAAAAAAGCCCGCGTGATCCTTGGAACCGTTCTTCACGGATTCAACGGTCTTGTCGGTCTTGAGATCCAGACGGGCCGCCGTCTGGGGTCGGAGATGTCCGATTACGCAAAGAAATGCGGTGTCGGCGGACTCTTCCACACCGACGAGCTGCCTGCCTACGGTGTTACCGAAGAGGAGGTCTTTGTCCTGAAAGAAACACTCGGCGCAGGACCGAATGATGCCGTCGTTATCGTCGCCGCCACGGAACAGAAATGCCGCTGCGCCATGCAGATGATCATTCGCCGTGCGAAGATGGCGTTTGAAGGTGTTCCCGAAGAGACCAGAAAGATGCTTGAGGGCGGTTCGACCGCGTACATGCGTCCGCTTCCGGGTGCTGCACGTATGTATCCGGAGACCGATATTCTGCCGGTCCCGGTCACGAGAGAGTATTGGGAGAGTATCGCGACCCCAGAACTTTTGTCGGTGAAAGCGGAGCGTTTCGTCAGCGAGTACGGCCTTGATGCCGGCATGGCCAGACAGATGGCTTTCTCTGAAAAACTTCCGCTCTTCGAGCGCGCAGTGTCTGAAGGAATCCGGCCGGTGTTTGCGGCAAGAACGATCCTTGCTTCGCTCAAGGAGTTGTCGCGGGCAGGAATCTCTCCCGACGCTTTATCCGATGACTCGATTATTTCGGTGATGAAGACCGTTGAAGCAGGAAATGCGGCAAAAGAAGCCGTATTGGATATTTTAACGGCATGCGCCAAGGGAATGTCCGTCTCCGATGCCGTCAGCCGTGTTGCCCCGGCATTCTCCCGCGAAGAACTTCAGGATCTGGTGCACGGTATCGTGAATGATCGTATGGAGTTCATTCGTACCCGCGGGAAGGCCGCTCTCGGCCCCGTTATGGGGGTAGTTATGAAGGAAGTACGCGGACGGATCGATGGAAAAGTAGTTTCCGAAGTACTGGATGAGGAACTCGGCCGTATCCTCTGA
- a CDS encoding DUF5350 domain-containing protein, which yields MGKTGSINWHQVKGVNGQIRLVPQKEGEVKKPGPNQRFKRASIVSKIESRMANNPQQGRGRGRGPKIADQRIRRRIRRSKKSMMGAKAKAKR from the coding sequence ATGGGTAAGACAGGAAGTATCAACTGGCACCAGGTAAAAGGTGTCAACGGTCAGATTCGCCTTGTCCCGCAGAAAGAGGGAGAGGTCAAAAAGCCCGGACCGAATCAGAGATTCAAGAGAGCAAGCATCGTCTCAAAGATTGAGAGCCGCATGGCAAACAATCCGCAGCAGGGACGTGGACGTGGACGCGGTCCAAAGATCGCCGATCAGCGTATCCGCCGCCGGATCCGCCGCTCGAAGAAATCCATGATGGGCGCAAAAGCAAAAGCAAAGCGTTAA
- the argH gene encoding argininosuccinate lyase encodes MAKDQIRNGRLEGERSALIEQYLSSMEADKQIAESDIRVDIAHILMLRKQNLIDGASAKKLLTALLGYLENGLPENAFDMTREDIHAGIEAQLIADAGSDAGGRMHLGRSRNDEVATCLRMRTRELLIDTLTALFELRQSLISRAEEHTTTIMPGFTHLQHAQPTTLAHYLLAYESLFARDTSRLFDAYTRVNISPLGSAAFAGTGFPIDRSLTAEYLGFANPMENSMDAVANRDFIVETLSDLAILMTNISRICEELILWSTSFVKFVNLNDAYCSTSSIMPQKKNPDTLEIMRAKSAAVIGELTAALTLIKSLPMSYNRDLQDLNPHLWNAFRQTNMSLPLLAEIISTAEFNVPVMKKQAVVGNTTATELADFLVREYNIPFRTAHNIVGRAVKLGSLDLDIVDSVAKELANISLKEKGLTEETIKKVLHPVTILRQKQSFGSPNPKMMKKAVKVADIRLVQDQVTGDILQDQLRDADEKMKTAIQELDL; translated from the coding sequence ATGGCAAAAGATCAGATACGTAACGGACGGCTGGAGGGGGAAAGATCTGCCTTGATCGAGCAGTATCTATCCTCTATGGAAGCGGACAAACAGATAGCAGAAAGCGACATCAGAGTTGACATCGCGCATATTCTGATGCTTCGAAAACAGAACTTGATCGACGGAGCATCCGCCAAAAAACTGCTGACGGCTCTGCTGGGATACCTGGAAAACGGACTTCCCGAGAATGCATTCGATATGACCCGCGAGGATATCCATGCCGGGATCGAAGCACAACTCATCGCCGATGCCGGTTCGGATGCCGGAGGGCGGATGCACCTTGGCCGCAGCAGAAATGACGAGGTGGCGACCTGTCTTCGCATGCGGACCCGCGAACTGCTTATCGATACCCTGACGGCATTATTTGAACTGCGTCAGTCGCTTATATCCCGTGCAGAGGAGCACACAACCACAATAATGCCCGGTTTTACGCATCTTCAGCATGCCCAGCCGACAACGCTCGCCCATTATCTTCTTGCCTACGAAAGTCTCTTTGCCCGTGACACGTCCCGTCTCTTCGACGCATATACGCGTGTGAATATTTCCCCGCTGGGGTCGGCTGCTTTTGCCGGAACGGGTTTTCCCATCGACCGCAGTCTGACCGCCGAATATCTCGGATTTGCCAACCCGATGGAAAACAGCATGGACGCTGTTGCGAATCGCGATTTTATTGTCGAAACTCTGAGCGATCTTGCGATCCTGATGACCAACATCAGCCGTATCTGCGAAGAGCTGATCCTCTGGTCTACCTCGTTTGTTAAGTTCGTCAATCTGAACGATGCCTACTGCTCGACGAGCAGCATCATGCCTCAGAAGAAAAATCCTGACACGCTCGAGATCATGCGTGCAAAAAGCGCTGCCGTGATCGGTGAACTTACCGCAGCTCTTACGCTGATCAAATCCCTTCCGATGAGCTATAACCGCGATCTGCAGGATCTGAATCCGCATTTATGGAATGCGTTCCGTCAGACAAATATGTCTCTTCCTCTTCTAGCAGAAATCATTTCTACTGCCGAGTTCAATGTGCCTGTGATGAAAAAGCAGGCCGTGGTCGGCAATACGACCGCCACCGAGCTTGCCGATTTCCTTGTGCGGGAGTATAATATTCCGTTCAGAACCGCCCACAACATAGTCGGCAGGGCAGTCAAACTCGGATCCCTTGATCTTGACATAGTGGACAGTGTGGCAAAAGAGCTTGCAAACATTTCCCTCAAAGAAAAGGGACTGACCGAAGAAACGATCAAGAAGGTCCTTCACCCGGTAACCATTCTCCGGCAGAAGCAGAGTTTCGGTTCGCCGAATCCGAAGATGATGAAAAAAGCCGTAAAGGTGGCCGATATCCGCCTGGTCCAGGATCAGGTGACGGGAGATATCCTGCAGGATCAGCTGAGAGATGCCGACGAAAAAATGAAAACAGCTATACAGGAACTAGATTTATGA